The following proteins come from a genomic window of Diprion similis isolate iyDipSimi1 chromosome 8, iyDipSimi1.1, whole genome shotgun sequence:
- the LOC124408689 gene encoding 27 kDa hemolymph protein-like, whose amino-acid sequence MKILFAFVVVQLIAGISCSDSTEKKIPSNPQLILELWITILRESLFDDLDREDATVKQAVIDKCTKNGGPTAYDDAEKSLQSLRNSIRAVINDTVNQTPTVNFESWNEQEQIPKLCNTVKTVMNWTKPALDSVRPCLDEGERATGDVMYNMRIAAVDFVCGNNGSNLLSFYRAHGLECSIRNARTKCSLRESYHNNSTVTTYARIAGAPWSYEPSYPSVNDCRKIRRVKTCGVERLSGCEQSEPSNLVYSTFDAIEKAAGCDNILKAQEPSAA is encoded by the exons ATGAAGATTCTCTTTGCATTTGTAGTCGTTCAGCTGATTGCTG GGATCTCATGTTCCGATTctaccgaaaaaaaaattccatcaaaTCCACAGTTAATTTTGGAACTGTGGATCACCATACTGAGAGAGAGTCTTTTTGATGACTTGGATAGGGAGGATGCGACTGTTAAGCAAGCCGTGATCGACAAGTGCACAAAGAATGGTGGACCCACGGCGTACGACGATGCTGAGAAAAGCTTGCAGAGCCTGCGAAATTCGATACGTGCTGTGATCAACGACACTGTGAATCAGACTCCGACGGTCAATTTCGAATCATGGAACGAGCAGGAACAGATCCCTAAACTTTGTAACACGGTTAAGACTGTGATGAACTGGACTAAGCCAGCTCTAGATTCAGTCAGACCTTGCCTGGACGAAGGGGAACGCGCGACTGGAGACGTCATGTACAATATGAGAATCGCAGCTGTGGATTTCGTCTGCGGGAACAACGGAAGTAACCTCCTTT CATTTTACAGGGCCCATGGCTTAGAGTGTAGCATTAGAAATGCTCGGACAAAATGTTCCCTGAGAGAGTCGTACCACAATAATTCAACCGTCACCACTTACGCCCGGATCGCTGGAGCGCCATGGTCTTATGAACCATCTTACCCAAGTGTGAACGATTGCAG GAAAATTCGGAGAGTCAAAACCTGCGGGGTCGAAAGATTGAGTGGATGCGAGCAATCGGAACCTTCAAATTTGGTGTATTCCACATTTGATGCTATCGAAAAAGCAGCAGGCTGTGACAACATACTCAAAGCGCAGGAACCTTCTGCGGCCTGA